One genomic segment of Intestinimonas butyriciproducens includes these proteins:
- a CDS encoding ABC transporter permease: protein MAKTYTCPASNMLDGEDINFKRPSQAKEILRRLKKNRGAMIGLFLLICIILVVIFADVIASYEAGVVQIADNKLAPMSSEHPLGCDSYGRDVLSRLVHGARNSLLVAVASSISSCLFGCTLGAIAGYFGGKVDMLIMRALDIFMSIPDLLFTMVVVAALGSSIPVLIIAMTLAYFTNYVRLVRSGVLNLVDQEYVEAARAGGSSSARIIISHIIPNTLGIILVNVTLNVSSLVIYQSTLSFIGLSLPAPAPEWGSMLSSARVDMLRAPLLVLFPALAIVLTAFSVNLLGDGLRDAMDPRLKS from the coding sequence ATGGCTAAAACTTATACTTGTCCTGCCAGCAATATGCTCGATGGCGAGGATATCAACTTCAAGCGTCCCAGTCAGGCCAAAGAGATCCTTCGCCGACTGAAAAAGAATAGGGGCGCAATGATCGGTCTGTTTCTGCTGATCTGCATTATTCTGGTCGTCATTTTTGCGGACGTTATCGCCAGTTATGAGGCTGGTGTTGTCCAGATCGCCGACAACAAGCTGGCCCCCATGTCCTCTGAGCATCCTCTGGGCTGCGACAGCTATGGCCGTGACGTTCTGTCCCGTCTGGTGCATGGCGCCCGTAACTCGCTGTTGGTGGCAGTTGCGTCTTCCATCAGCTCCTGCCTGTTCGGCTGCACGCTGGGCGCTATCGCCGGCTACTTCGGCGGCAAGGTCGATATGTTGATCATGCGTGCTCTGGACATCTTCATGTCTATCCCCGATCTGCTGTTCACCATGGTGGTCGTGGCCGCCCTGGGCTCCAGCATCCCCGTGCTGATCATCGCAATGACCCTGGCATACTTCACAAACTATGTCCGTCTGGTTCGTTCCGGCGTTCTGAATTTGGTCGACCAGGAGTATGTTGAGGCTGCCCGCGCCGGCGGATCCAGTTCTGCCCGTATCATCATCAGCCATATCATCCCCAACACGCTGGGCATCATCCTGGTCAACGTGACCCTGAATGTCTCCAGCCTGGTCATCTATCAGTCCACCCTAAGCTTCATTGGACTGTCCCTGCCTGCCCCCGCACCTGAGTGGGGCTCCATGCTGTCCAGTGCCCGTGTTGATATGCTGCGTGCTCCTTTGCTGGTGCTGTTCCCCGCACTGGCCATCGTTCTGACTGCTTTCTCCGTGAACCTGTTGGGTGATGGCCTGCGCGACGCTATGGACCCACGTCTGAAGAGTTGA